The Streptomyces spororaveus genome includes a region encoding these proteins:
- a CDS encoding hydroxysqualene dehydroxylase, with protein sequence MAGTGSSRRTFIAGAGAAAAAGVALTGAGAAPAAAAGAGSAPGARRVAVLGGGVAGLTAAHELAERGYAVTVYERRALGGKARSMDVPGSARGGRRPLPAEHGFRFIPGIYHNLPDTMRRIPFPGNAAGVWDNLVAPREMMFARAAGREDLRGPIPWPGHSPAGLTPEEIRRALAGILQTLLRLPPHETAYFVDRVLVFLTSCDERREEVWERTPWWDFVRAERMSNEYRRILAVGITRNIVATKAEEASTRTVGTLGEAFVFNVLGRGADGPPDRILDLPTNEAWIDPWEAHLRSLGVEFRIGWTVREVRYADGRVSGVGVEGPDGARQTVTADHYISALPVEHARRTWSAALRAADPMLGRCDRLETDWMTGIQFYLTERAELVHGHLNCIDSPWSLTAIQQAEHWPSRDFPADYGDGAAVDCLSVDISEWDKPGILYGKTAKQCTREEVAREVWAQLKASLNDTGRALLTDSTLHSWFLDPGVDGLGTPHPTNQDELLIHPVGTLYNRPTAGTRVPNFFLSGDYVAVDIDLATMEGANASARAAVNSLLDRDGSDAARCTVHPMYRAPELEAAKRHDRWRYRLGLRNVFDLG encoded by the coding sequence ATGGCGGGCACAGGAAGTTCACGGCGTACGTTCATCGCGGGCGCGGGCGCGGCGGCCGCCGCAGGGGTGGCTCTGACCGGAGCCGGGGCCGCGCCCGCGGCGGCCGCCGGGGCCGGATCCGCGCCCGGCGCACGGCGCGTCGCGGTGCTCGGCGGCGGGGTGGCGGGCCTGACGGCGGCGCACGAACTGGCCGAGCGCGGCTACGCCGTGACCGTGTACGAGCGCCGGGCCCTCGGCGGCAAGGCGCGCAGCATGGATGTGCCCGGCAGCGCCCGCGGCGGACGCAGGCCGCTGCCCGCCGAGCACGGCTTCCGCTTCATCCCGGGCATCTATCACAACCTGCCCGACACCATGCGGCGCATCCCCTTCCCCGGGAACGCGGCCGGGGTGTGGGACAACCTCGTCGCCCCGCGCGAGATGATGTTCGCCCGGGCGGCCGGGCGCGAGGACCTGCGCGGGCCCATCCCCTGGCCCGGGCACTCCCCCGCCGGGCTGACGCCCGAGGAGATCCGGCGCGCCCTCGCCGGCATCCTGCAGACACTGCTCCGGCTCCCTCCGCACGAGACGGCGTACTTCGTCGACCGCGTGCTGGTGTTCCTCACCAGCTGCGACGAGCGGCGCGAGGAGGTCTGGGAGCGGACGCCGTGGTGGGACTTCGTGCGCGCGGAGCGGATGTCGAACGAGTACCGGCGCATCCTCGCCGTCGGCATCACCCGCAACATCGTGGCGACCAAGGCCGAGGAGGCCTCCACCCGTACGGTCGGCACCCTCGGCGAGGCCTTCGTCTTCAACGTGCTGGGGCGCGGGGCGGACGGCCCGCCCGACCGGATCCTCGACCTGCCGACGAACGAGGCCTGGATCGACCCCTGGGAGGCCCATCTGCGCTCCCTGGGCGTGGAGTTCAGGATCGGCTGGACCGTACGGGAGGTGCGGTACGCGGACGGCCGGGTGAGCGGTGTCGGCGTCGAGGGGCCGGACGGCGCCCGGCAGACCGTCACCGCCGACCACTACATCAGCGCGCTGCCCGTCGAGCACGCCCGCCGCACCTGGAGCGCGGCGCTGCGGGCCGCCGATCCGATGCTGGGACGCTGCGACCGGCTGGAGACGGACTGGATGACCGGCATCCAGTTCTATCTCACCGAACGGGCCGAGCTGGTGCACGGCCACCTCAACTGCATCGACTCTCCATGGTCGTTGACGGCGATCCAGCAGGCCGAGCACTGGCCGTCCCGGGACTTCCCGGCCGACTACGGCGACGGAGCGGCGGTCGACTGCCTGTCGGTGGACATCTCGGAATGGGACAAGCCGGGGATCCTGTACGGGAAGACGGCCAAGCAGTGCACGCGCGAGGAGGTGGCGCGCGAGGTCTGGGCGCAGCTGAAGGCGTCCCTCAACGACACCGGGAGGGCCCTGCTGACCGACTCCACGCTGCACTCGTGGTTCCTGGACCCGGGCGTGGACGGGCTCGGCACCCCGCACCCCACCAACCAGGACGAGCTGCTGATCCACCCGGTCGGCACGCTGTACAACCGGCCGACCGCGGGCACCCGCGTCCCGAACTTCTTCCTCAGCGGGGACTACGTGGCCGTCGACATCGACCTCGCCACGATGGAGGGGGCCAACGCGTCGGCGCGAGCGGCCGTCAACTCCCTTCTGGACCGGGACGGGTCCGATGCCGCGCGGTGCACGGTCCACCCGATGTACCGGGCGCCGGAGCTGGAGGCCGCCAAGCGGCACGACCGGTGGCGCTACCGTCTCGGCCTGCGGAACGTCTTCGACCTGGGCTGA
- a CDS encoding helix-turn-helix domain-containing protein has translation MTTTSVGTLLRAWRERRGISQLELAGRADSSSRHISFIETGRSRPSEEMVLRLADHLDVPMRERNSLLLAAGYAPRYAHTALDDPAMETLREGIARLLAGYEPYPALVVNAVYDVVAANQGIAMLLDGLPEHLLTPPLNAMRITLHPEGLAPRIHNLKEWRGHLLAQMERQIALARSEPLRALYEEVAAYPVAERPGGDGVPEEPTAPIALPLVIEHDGHLLSFVSSIATFNTPMDVTVAELAIETMLPADPATVKYLRSLGG, from the coding sequence ATGACGACGACGAGTGTGGGCACCCTGTTGCGCGCCTGGCGGGAGCGGCGCGGCATCAGCCAGCTGGAGCTGGCGGGCCGCGCCGACTCCTCGTCCCGGCACATCAGCTTCATCGAAACGGGCCGGTCGCGGCCGAGCGAGGAGATGGTACTGCGGCTCGCCGACCATCTCGACGTACCGATGCGCGAGCGCAACTCCCTGCTGCTCGCGGCGGGTTACGCCCCGCGGTACGCGCACACCGCACTGGACGACCCGGCGATGGAGACGCTGCGCGAGGGCATCGCCCGCCTGCTGGCCGGGTACGAGCCCTACCCGGCCCTGGTCGTGAACGCCGTGTACGACGTCGTCGCCGCCAACCAGGGCATCGCCATGCTGCTGGACGGGCTACCGGAGCACCTGCTGACTCCGCCGCTGAACGCCATGCGGATCACCTTGCACCCCGAGGGCCTGGCCCCGCGGATCCACAACCTCAAGGAGTGGCGCGGGCACCTGCTGGCGCAGATGGAGCGGCAGATCGCGCTGGCCCGCTCCGAGCCGCTGCGCGCCCTGTACGAGGAGGTGGCGGCCTATCCGGTCGCCGAGCGCCCGGGCGGCGACGGCGTCCCGGAGGAGCCCACCGCGCCCATCGCGCTGCCGCTGGTCATCGAGCACGACGGGCACCTGCTGTCCTTCGTCTCGTCCATCGCCACCTTCAACACGCCGATGGACGTGACCGTCGCCGAGCTGGCCATCGAGACGATGCTCCCGGCCGACCCGGCGACGGTGAAGTACCTGCGCTCACTGGGCGGCTGA
- a CDS encoding toxin-antitoxin system, toxin component, producing the protein MRTTRAMRELAAELLAGARLTPPADAGEIIGALCAAYADRRGGERKVDVHFTSFPPDTASGLWLELDDVDLIVVEQHTRPEHQLVIACHELWHLDEGTSDSVGPGMLAAARLAGHPGRLAELLSSGSGLEAVVRQAAARADQGDPAEIRAETFGLHLGNTLRPYLPSPREQQLPEAIERIKSSLGWGSPVPRRDPEQPAAASLTPMPSARP; encoded by the coding sequence ATGAGGACCACACGGGCCATGCGCGAGCTGGCCGCCGAACTGCTGGCGGGCGCGCGCCTGACGCCGCCGGCCGATGCCGGGGAGATCATCGGGGCACTGTGCGCCGCATACGCCGACCGGCGGGGCGGGGAGCGGAAGGTTGACGTCCACTTCACCTCCTTTCCTCCCGACACCGCCAGCGGGCTGTGGCTGGAACTCGACGACGTCGACCTGATCGTCGTCGAGCAGCACACCCGGCCCGAACACCAGCTCGTCATCGCGTGCCACGAGCTGTGGCACCTGGACGAGGGGACCTCCGACAGCGTCGGTCCGGGCATGCTGGCGGCCGCCCGGCTGGCGGGACACCCCGGCCGCCTCGCCGAACTGCTGTCCTCCGGCTCCGGGCTGGAGGCGGTGGTCCGGCAGGCCGCCGCGCGCGCCGACCAGGGGGATCCGGCGGAGATCCGGGCCGAGACCTTCGGCCTGCACCTCGGCAACACCCTGCGCCCGTACCTGCCGTCGCCCCGGGAGCAGCAGCTCCCCGAAGCCATCGAGCGCATCAAGTCCTCACTCGGTTGGGGAAGCCCCGTGCCACGCCGTGACCCGGAGCAGCCGGCCGCCGCATCCCTCACGCCGATGCCCTCAGCACGGCCCTGA